In Sulfitobacter sp. OXR-159, one DNA window encodes the following:
- a CDS encoding HNH endonuclease, producing MDGDFRTEFTRHPAALKHHPALVLNADYRPLSYYPLSLWPWQEAVKAKWLDRVEIVAEYDEVVRSPSTVIRIPSVVVLKDYVKPQKRVAFTRFNLFLRDEFRCQYCGAKGDLTFDHVVPRAAGGVTSWQNVVAACSPCNLRKGSRPLHRTGLALRKPPRQPAAEELRNMGRKFPPGHLHESWMDFLYWDAELQA from the coding sequence ATGGACGGCGATTTCAGGACCGAATTTACCCGCCACCCGGCGGCGCTCAAACACCACCCCGCGCTGGTGCTCAACGCAGATTATCGGCCATTGTCTTACTATCCGCTGTCGCTGTGGCCGTGGCAAGAAGCGGTAAAGGCCAAATGGCTCGACCGGGTCGAGATCGTCGCCGAATATGACGAGGTGGTGCGCAGCCCTTCTACGGTGATCAGGATCCCTTCCGTTGTCGTTCTCAAAGACTATGTTAAACCTCAAAAGCGCGTGGCCTTCACGCGCTTTAATTTATTTCTGAGGGATGAATTCCGCTGCCAATACTGCGGCGCGAAGGGGGATCTGACCTTTGACCATGTGGTGCCCCGCGCTGCGGGTGGGGTGACAAGCTGGCAAAACGTGGTGGCGGCCTGTAGCCCCTGCAATCTGCGCAAAGGCTCGCGGCCCTTGCACCGCACGGGGCTGGCTTTGCGCAAACCGCCGCGCCAACCCGCCGCCGAAGAGCTGCGCAACATGGGGCGCAAATTCCCGCCCGGCCATCTGCACGAAAGCTGGATGGATTTTCTCTATTGGGATGCCGAGCTTCAGGCCTGA
- a CDS encoding VOC family protein — MMKSPLPDAPAPQSLLEAAVYVDDLDPAREFYRDILGLKLFQEVPGRHMFFALGPSVLLVFNPTATAQPPGNPKMPVPPHGARGPGHVCFAMKRDEIAAIETRLRAAGVEKDTSFDWPNGARSLYVRDPAGNSVEFAEPWLWDEMKG; from the coding sequence ATGATGAAAAGCCCCCTGCCCGATGCGCCCGCCCCGCAGTCCCTGCTCGAAGCCGCCGTTTACGTCGATGATTTGGATCCAGCGCGGGAGTTTTACCGCGACATTCTGGGTCTAAAACTGTTTCAAGAGGTGCCGGGGCGCCATATGTTCTTTGCGCTCGGCCCCTCGGTCTTGCTGGTCTTCAACCCCACCGCCACGGCGCAGCCGCCCGGCAATCCGAAGATGCCGGTGCCACCCCATGGGGCGCGGGGGCCGGGGCATGTCTGCTTTGCGATGAAACGAGATGAGATTGCCGCGATAGAAACCCGGCTGCGGGCCGCCGGGGTCGAGAAAGACACCAGCTTTGACTGGCCCAACGGGGCGCGCTCACTTTATGTGCGCGACCCGGCAGGCAATTCGGTCGAATTCGCAGAGCCGTGGCTCTGGGATGAGATGAAGGGTTAA
- a CDS encoding DUF6749 domain-containing protein has translation MTAISARNFAPVTAPETQDKPMMLGAGVGLFTTGLNRGGGDMLIGEGAEMFTTGLHHDSGSIAQGAGVGLFTTGLGPTEAQVLRFDA, from the coding sequence ATGACCGCTATTTCCGCACGTAACTTCGCCCCCGTAACAGCGCCTGAAACACAGGACAAGCCGATGATGCTCGGCGCGGGGGTTGGCCTTTTCACCACCGGTCTCAACCGCGGAGGCGGTGACATGCTGATAGGCGAGGGGGCCGAGATGTTCACCACCGGTCTGCACCACGACAGCGGCAGCATCGCGCAGGGGGCGGGGGTCGGTCTTTTCACAACCGGCCTCGGGCCGACCGAGGCGCAGGTGCTGCGCTTTGATGCCTGA
- the xth gene encoding exodeoxyribonuclease III → MKIASFNINGIKARAAALPEWLDEAQPDVVVLQEIKSVDEAFPRDMLEERGYNVETHGQKSFNGVAILSKLPLEDVTRGLPGDDEDDQARWIEATVVGDDMALRVCGLYLPNGNPVPGPKYDYKLAWMSRLQARAEALLAEETPFLLAGDYNIIPQAEDAAKPDSWREDALFRPESRAAWRRLVNLGLTDAFRARTQGPGHYSFWDYQAGAWNRNNGIRIDHFLLSPIVADRLRDCQIDRDVRGRDKPSDHVPIWVEL, encoded by the coding sequence ATGAAAATCGCGAGTTTTAACATCAACGGTATCAAAGCCCGCGCCGCGGCCCTGCCCGAGTGGCTCGACGAGGCGCAGCCGGACGTGGTTGTGCTGCAAGAGATCAAGTCGGTCGACGAGGCGTTCCCCCGCGACATGCTCGAAGAGCGCGGTTATAACGTCGAGACCCACGGGCAGAAATCCTTCAACGGTGTGGCGATCCTGTCGAAACTCCCGCTTGAGGATGTGACCCGCGGCCTGCCCGGCGATGACGAAGACGATCAGGCCCGCTGGATCGAGGCCACGGTCGTCGGTGACGATATGGCGCTACGGGTTTGCGGGCTTTACCTGCCCAATGGCAACCCGGTGCCGGGGCCAAAGTATGATTACAAACTCGCGTGGATGTCGCGGCTTCAGGCCCGCGCCGAGGCGCTGCTGGCCGAGGAAACGCCCTTTCTCTTGGCGGGCGATTACAACATCATCCCGCAGGCCGAAGATGCGGCCAAACCCGACAGCTGGCGCGAAGACGCCCTCTTTCGCCCCGAATCCCGCGCGGCGTGGCGGCGGCTGGTGAACCTCGGGCTTACGGATGCTTTTCGGGCGCGCACCCAAGGGCCGGGGCATTATTCGTTCTGGGATTATCAGGCCGGTGCGTGGAACCGCAATAACGGTATCCGCATTGACCACTTCCTATTGTCACCCATTGTGGCCGACCGGCTGCGCGATTGCCAGATTGACCGAGATGTGCGCGGGCGTGACAAACCCTCGGACCATGTGCCGATCTGGGTCGAACTGTAA
- a CDS encoding iron-sulfur cluster assembly accessory protein translates to MNLPPKVTPRAFERLAEIGAADEGKALRVAVEGGGCSGFQYDIALDEPAEDDLVLEGSGQKVVVDSVSLPFLADAVIDFTEELIGERFTIENPNATAACGCGTSFSM, encoded by the coding sequence ATGAACCTGCCCCCCAAAGTCACCCCCCGCGCCTTTGAACGCCTCGCCGAGATCGGGGCCGCCGACGAAGGCAAAGCCCTGCGCGTCGCTGTCGAAGGCGGCGGCTGTTCAGGGTTTCAATATGACATTGCGCTGGACGAACCTGCCGAGGATGACCTCGTTCTGGAAGGCAGCGGTCAGAAGGTGGTGGTCGATAGCGTGTCCCTGCCGTTTTTGGCCGATGCGGTGATCGACTTCACCGAAGAGCTGATCGGCGAGCGGTTCACGATTGAGAACCCCAATGCCACTGCGGCCTGCGGCTGCGGCACGTCCTTTTCGATGTGA
- the nagZ gene encoding beta-N-acetylhexosaminidase, giving the protein MRPFGATILDATGHRLSVEEKAFFRDVRPFGFILFARNIDSPDQVRALCDEMRKAAGHEAVITIDQEGGRVQRMRAPQWRDWMPPMELAARAGEQATKAFTLMYRIIAHELYSVGIDSNCAPLIDVAGPKTHPFLRNRCYGETPGQVAEIGRAVADALLAGGVLPVMKHMPGHGRATLDSHHNLPRVDARRIDLEAVDFAPFRSLRDLPMGMTAHLVYNALDDTPATLSSEVMRIIRDDIGFDNLVMTDDISMKALQMTPAESTRAAIAAGCDVALFCNGPLEERRAVAEAAGEMTTAAQTRALRAMDARHPPDDVDIDALSAQLETLLGGALHG; this is encoded by the coding sequence ATGCGCCCCTTCGGGGCCACGATCCTCGACGCGACGGGCCACCGGCTCAGCGTCGAGGAAAAAGCGTTCTTTCGTGACGTACGGCCCTTCGGCTTCATCCTTTTCGCCCGCAACATCGACAGCCCGGATCAGGTCCGCGCGCTATGTGATGAGATGCGCAAGGCGGCAGGCCATGAGGCTGTGATCACCATCGACCAAGAGGGCGGCCGCGTGCAGCGGATGCGCGCCCCGCAGTGGCGCGATTGGATGCCGCCGATGGAACTGGCCGCGCGCGCCGGGGAACAGGCGACGAAAGCCTTCACACTGATGTACCGGATCATCGCCCATGAGCTGTACAGCGTCGGCATCGACAGTAACTGTGCGCCACTGATCGATGTGGCGGGGCCCAAGACCCATCCGTTTTTGCGCAACCGGTGCTACGGCGAAACGCCGGGGCAGGTGGCCGAGATTGGCCGCGCCGTTGCCGATGCGCTGCTGGCCGGGGGCGTGCTGCCGGTGATGAAACATATGCCCGGCCATGGCCGCGCGACGCTCGACAGCCATCACAATCTACCCCGCGTGGATGCCCGCCGGATTGATCTGGAGGCGGTCGATTTTGCGCCCTTCCGCAGCCTGCGGGACCTGCCGATGGGCATGACGGCACATCTGGTCTATAACGCATTGGACGACACCCCCGCGACCCTGTCGTCAGAGGTGATGCGGATCATCCGCGATGATATCGGCTTTGATAACCTCGTGATGACCGACGATATTTCGATGAAAGCCCTGCAGATGACGCCGGCGGAAAGCACCCGTGCGGCCATTGCAGCGGGCTGTGATGTCGCGCTTTTTTGCAATGGACCGCTGGAAGAGCGCCGCGCCGTGGCCGAAGCCGCAGGCGAGATGACTACCGCCGCCCAGACCCGTGCCCTGCGGGCCATGGATGCGCGGCACCCCCCCGACGACGTTGACATCGACGCCCTCAGCGCCCAGCTTGAGACGCTTCTGGGCGGGGCTTTGCATGGCTGA
- a CDS encoding deoxyguanosinetriphosphate triphosphohydrolase, with translation MRAEFASDPDTAKGRLVPEEESTFRSCYQRDRDRIIHASAFRRLKHKTQVFVEHEGDYFRTRLTHSIEVAQVARTIAGALRLNGELTEAVALAHDLGHTPFGHTGEDALHKLMAPYGGFDHNAQAIKIVTTLERHYAEFDGLNLTWDTLEGIAKHNGPVTGDVPHALADYNARHDLELHTHASAEAQVAALSDDIAYNNHDLHDGLRAGLFTEEEIAELPMVGAAYAEVDRLYPDTDSYRRRHEALRRVFGVMVGDVIETSSKLLKETGAQSPDDIRHLGRPVIRFSDPVWQDLREIRKFLFTRMYRAPSVMENREKVTKVVEDLFPLFLSQPNLLPRHWAAAIEAAEDETTLARMVSDYIAGMTDRFALQEHARLFGSDLRSFR, from the coding sequence ATGCGCGCAGAATTTGCCTCGGATCCGGACACCGCCAAGGGACGGTTGGTGCCGGAGGAGGAAAGCACTTTCCGCTCCTGCTATCAGCGGGACCGGGACCGGATCATTCACGCCTCCGCCTTTCGGCGGCTCAAACATAAGACGCAGGTCTTTGTGGAGCATGAGGGCGACTATTTCCGGACCCGTTTGACCCATTCCATCGAAGTGGCGCAGGTTGCGCGCACCATCGCGGGGGCGTTGCGCCTGAATGGTGAACTGACCGAGGCCGTGGCGCTGGCGCATGATCTGGGCCACACGCCCTTTGGCCACACCGGAGAAGACGCGCTGCACAAGCTGATGGCACCCTACGGTGGGTTTGACCACAACGCGCAGGCGATCAAGATCGTCACCACGCTGGAGCGTCACTATGCCGAATTTGACGGGCTAAACCTGACGTGGGACACCCTCGAAGGGATTGCTAAGCACAATGGGCCGGTCACGGGCGACGTGCCCCATGCGCTGGCTGACTATAACGCGCGCCATGATTTGGAACTGCACACCCACGCCAGCGCCGAGGCACAGGTGGCCGCGCTTTCGGATGATATCGCCTATAACAACCACGATCTGCACGACGGGCTGCGGGCGGGTCTGTTTACCGAAGAAGAGATCGCTGAGCTGCCCATGGTCGGCGCGGCCTATGCGGAAGTGGACCGGCTCTACCCCGACACGGACAGCTATCGCCGTCGCCACGAGGCGCTGCGCCGGGTCTTTGGCGTGATGGTGGGCGATGTGATCGAAACATCGTCCAAGCTGCTGAAAGAGACGGGCGCACAATCCCCCGATGACATCCGTCATCTGGGCCGCCCGGTGATCCGCTTTTCGGATCCTGTCTGGCAGGACCTGCGCGAGATCCGAAAGTTCCTTTTCACCCGCATGTACCGCGCGCCCTCGGTGATGGAGAATCGCGAGAAGGTCACTAAGGTGGTCGAAGACCTCTTTCCGCTGTTTCTGTCTCAGCCCAACCTGTTGCCGCGCCACTGGGCGGCGGCGATCGAGGCGGCAGAGGATGAAACCACGCTGGCGCGGATGGTCTCGGATTACATTGCGGGCATGACGGACCGTTTTGCGCTGCAAGAACACGCCCGCCTTTTCGGAAGTGATTTGCGCAGCTTCCGCTAA
- a CDS encoding SPOR domain-containing protein, whose protein sequence is MADFTSSPTTAGYAPDSAHGYAVGSGPKTLTTLTNIAGAVVSLALVAGIGVWGYKLLVRDVTGIPVVRAIEGEIRVRPDEPGGELARHQGLSVNVVAAEGSAGRPADQLRLAPRQMELQDEDQPVQVAMVAAKTQGNATPAVAHENDGDLIDASAAIRSGNVQDLVAQLTNGVAPLSGAGASGDPVDAAVAMALADTSVQPKVVKAVLNAPGVRNSLRPRRRPAGGAVVTPAAVQSNPVATVAQEVDPAALPAGTRMAQLGAFDSPEVAREQWDRLQGRFGAYLEGKNRVVQKATSGGRVFYRLRAMGFDDIADARRFCSALVAENADCIPVVMR, encoded by the coding sequence ATGGCAGATTTTACGTCTTCCCCGACGACGGCGGGCTATGCGCCCGATTCCGCGCATGGCTACGCAGTGGGCAGCGGGCCCAAGACCCTGACAACGCTCACCAATATCGCAGGCGCTGTGGTTTCCTTGGCGCTTGTCGCGGGGATTGGTGTTTGGGGCTACAAGCTGCTGGTGCGTGATGTGACCGGCATCCCGGTGGTCCGCGCCATCGAAGGCGAAATCCGCGTGCGCCCCGATGAGCCGGGCGGCGAATTGGCCCGCCATCAGGGTCTTTCCGTCAACGTTGTTGCCGCCGAAGGCAGCGCCGGTCGCCCCGCAGACCAACTGCGCCTCGCGCCGCGTCAGATGGAATTGCAAGACGAAGACCAGCCCGTTCAAGTGGCGATGGTTGCCGCAAAGACACAGGGCAATGCGACCCCCGCCGTCGCCCACGAGAATGACGGCGACCTCATCGATGCCTCCGCCGCGATCCGCTCTGGCAATGTTCAAGACCTCGTGGCGCAGCTGACCAATGGTGTCGCACCGCTCTCCGGGGCGGGCGCCTCTGGTGATCCGGTCGATGCCGCCGTGGCGATGGCGCTGGCCGATACCTCCGTGCAGCCGAAAGTGGTCAAGGCCGTGTTGAACGCGCCCGGCGTGCGCAACTCCCTGCGTCCGCGCCGCCGCCCGGCAGGCGGTGCCGTGGTGACACCCGCCGCAGTCCAGAGCAATCCGGTCGCAACCGTCGCCCAAGAGGTTGATCCCGCGGCCCTTCCTGCTGGCACCCGGATGGCCCAGCTTGGTGCCTTTGACAGCCCCGAGGTTGCCCGCGAACAATGGGACCGTTTGCAGGGCCGTTTCGGTGCCTATCTCGAAGGTAAGAATCGCGTTGTGCAAAAGGCCACCAGCGGCGGGCGGGTGTTCTATCGCCTGCGTGCCATGGGCTTTGACGACATCGCCGATGCGCGGCGTTTCTGTTCGGCACTTGTGGCCGAAAACGCGGATTGCATCCCGGTGGTGATGCGCTGA
- the argS gene encoding arginine--tRNA ligase — protein sequence MNLFAEIRHLIIATLEQMVAQEALPATLNFDPITAEPPRDAAHGDMATNAAMVLAKPAGMKPRDIAEALAAQLQNDPRITSAEVAGPGFINLRLAPSVWQNVARQVLSQGTDFGRAILGAGQRVNVEYVSANPTGPLHVGHTRGAVFGDALASLLDFAGYDVTREYYINDGGAQVDVLARSVYLRYLEANGKEVAFPDGTYPGDYLIPLGEALAKMYGDKLVDQPESEWLDHIRDFATDAMMNLIREDLAALGVEMDVFYSEKSLYGTGQIEAAIASLEAKGLIYEGVLEPPKGKKPEDWEPREQTLFKSTEHGDDVDRPVKKSDGSWTYFAPDIAYHYDKVSRDFDMLIDIFGADHGGYVKRMKAAVSALSDGHVPLDIKLTQLVKLFKNGEPFKMSKRAGTFVTLRDVVDQVGPDVTRFVMLTRKNDAMLDFDFDKVLEQSRENPVFYVQYAHARVASILRKAQEAGVEVADATLMDADLTKLDHDAELGLLRKLAEWPRLVETAARSNEPHRVAFYLYELASDFHSLYHLGRSEDGLRALQEGDAATSQAKIALSRAVAIVIAAGLGILGVTPAQEMR from the coding sequence ATGAACCTATTTGCCGAAATTCGCCATCTTATCATTGCGACGCTGGAACAGATGGTCGCGCAGGAGGCCCTGCCTGCGACACTGAACTTTGACCCGATCACCGCCGAGCCGCCACGCGACGCCGCGCATGGCGATATGGCGACCAACGCCGCGATGGTGCTGGCCAAGCCCGCGGGCATGAAGCCACGCGATATCGCCGAAGCATTGGCCGCCCAATTGCAAAACGATCCGCGCATCACCTCTGCCGAAGTGGCCGGCCCGGGCTTTATCAACCTGCGCCTTGCGCCTTCGGTCTGGCAAAACGTGGCACGGCAGGTCTTGAGCCAAGGCACCGACTTTGGCCGCGCGATCCTTGGCGCCGGTCAACGGGTGAACGTCGAATATGTCTCGGCCAACCCCACCGGGCCGCTGCATGTGGGCCACACCCGTGGCGCGGTCTTTGGCGATGCGCTGGCCAGCTTGCTGGATTTCGCAGGCTACGATGTGACGCGCGAATATTACATCAACGACGGCGGCGCGCAGGTCGATGTGCTGGCACGCTCGGTCTACCTGCGCTACCTCGAAGCCAATGGCAAAGAGGTGGCCTTCCCCGATGGCACATATCCCGGCGACTACCTGATCCCGCTGGGCGAGGCGCTTGCCAAGATGTATGGCGACAAGCTGGTCGACCAACCTGAGAGCGAATGGCTCGATCATATCCGCGACTTTGCGACCGATGCGATGATGAACCTGATCCGTGAGGATCTGGCAGCCCTCGGCGTTGAGATGGATGTCTTCTACAGCGAGAAATCCCTCTACGGCACTGGCCAGATCGAAGCGGCGATTGCCTCGCTCGAAGCCAAAGGGCTGATCTACGAAGGCGTGCTGGAGCCGCCAAAAGGCAAGAAGCCCGAAGATTGGGAACCGCGCGAACAGACGCTGTTCAAATCCACCGAACACGGCGATGACGTGGACCGCCCGGTCAAGAAATCCGACGGGTCCTGGACCTATTTCGCCCCCGACATCGCCTATCACTACGACAAGGTCAGCCGCGATTTCGACATGCTGATCGACATTTTCGGCGCGGATCATGGCGGCTACGTTAAGCGGATGAAGGCGGCCGTGTCGGCATTGAGCGATGGTCATGTGCCGCTCGACATCAAGCTGACGCAGCTGGTGAAACTTTTTAAAAACGGCGAGCCGTTCAAGATGTCCAAACGGGCAGGGACCTTTGTGACCCTGCGCGATGTGGTCGATCAGGTGGGCCCCGATGTGACGCGCTTTGTCATGCTGACGCGCAAGAACGACGCGATGCTCGACTTTGATTTCGACAAGGTGCTGGAACAAAGCCGCGAAAACCCGGTGTTCTATGTGCAATACGCCCATGCGCGGGTGGCTTCGATCCTGCGCAAAGCCCAAGAGGCCGGGGTCGAGGTTGCCGATGCCACGCTGATGGATGCGGATCTGACCAAGCTTGACCATGATGCCGAGCTGGGCCTGCTGCGCAAACTGGCCGAATGGCCGCGTCTGGTCGAAACCGCCGCGCGCAGCAACGAGCCGCACCGGGTGGCCTTCTACCTCTATGAACTCGCGTCCGACTTCCACAGCCTCTACCACTTGGGCCGTTCCGAAGACGGGCTGCGTGCGTTGCAAGAAGGGGACGCTGCCACATCGCAGGCAAAAATCGCCCTGTCGCGTGCCGTTGCGATTGTAATTGCGGCGGGTCTTGGTATTCTTGGGGTCACACCGGCGCAGGAGATGCGATAA
- a CDS encoding TniQ family protein — MTRNVLTPHLPFHDDKVSQGYFARNGYYHAGVSAGKFCRYSHINRADFRSGSDAFCDAAALLTGVPQEKLQLNSLRLEADGSHCLRGESLAVEVLRRTFVKFCPQCLHDDLETYSGMVDGALRLRWTWLLQPVVVCPIHSVLLKEIPASDPVNAFDLGRLFAQNGIRYEDALISPEAKPGALQNYVVNRMSKQAVGPKWLDEQGIWPCVKLCQMLGALVDRGPEPMIRGYTDEDWANAGDIGFDVCSEGPEAIFDCLAEMRVSAGRSSGRAGPQATYGFLFNWLKYSTRGDDFNRFRDIVREAIVQNFAIGAGETVLGQEIVTRRVHSVNSLAAKAGVSRFRLYRLMRKMGAIPVTDDQAAFNQQVFPADEGERLIARIQNSVPLNKVRHVLGCTKTHAEQLAKHGLISSVVPIANDEVGVTQGYFNLEDLGEFASTVFGSTCSTETEDDGFVDLTVAAKGRSSTAEILHWLLNGKLPGTRLIGGVKRLDHLRFDLDQIKELTKYKGHSELHRLTKVALMLGINLSAVKKLISKKNGGPWLSPASAEVTKTLRGGAYVSSVEIVKFQAEYLPVALIARQLGSHASAIRSILSAHGISPQFDPAWLGARIYRRDDVSELISKHQQLRPAKTHQSNSAEPIAAAKADISKSPENAEFCESDDVIL, encoded by the coding sequence ATGACCCGCAACGTGCTGACGCCGCATCTGCCATTTCACGACGATAAAGTGAGTCAAGGATATTTTGCTCGCAACGGATACTATCACGCTGGAGTCAGCGCCGGGAAATTCTGCAGATATTCTCACATTAACCGAGCTGATTTTCGATCCGGGTCGGACGCTTTCTGCGATGCCGCCGCATTGCTTACAGGTGTCCCGCAGGAAAAGCTTCAGTTGAATAGCTTGCGCCTCGAGGCTGATGGGTCGCACTGCTTGCGGGGCGAGTCTTTAGCTGTTGAGGTGCTCCGTCGGACCTTCGTCAAGTTCTGCCCTCAATGCCTGCACGATGATCTTGAAACCTATTCCGGTATGGTGGATGGCGCGCTGCGTTTGAGATGGACATGGTTGTTGCAGCCGGTGGTCGTGTGCCCCATTCACTCGGTATTATTGAAAGAGATTCCGGCCTCGGACCCGGTGAACGCTTTCGATCTGGGGCGGCTGTTCGCCCAGAACGGCATTCGGTATGAGGACGCGCTCATTTCGCCAGAAGCGAAACCCGGCGCGCTTCAGAATTACGTTGTTAATCGGATGTCTAAACAGGCTGTAGGTCCGAAGTGGCTCGATGAGCAGGGAATTTGGCCGTGCGTGAAGCTATGTCAGATGTTGGGCGCACTCGTCGATCGGGGGCCCGAGCCGATGATCCGGGGATACACCGATGAGGACTGGGCCAATGCTGGCGACATCGGTTTCGACGTATGCTCCGAGGGGCCGGAAGCGATTTTCGATTGCCTCGCAGAGATGCGGGTTTCTGCCGGGCGGAGCAGTGGTAGGGCCGGCCCTCAAGCCACATACGGCTTCCTCTTCAACTGGCTGAAATACTCCACTCGCGGAGATGATTTTAACCGGTTTAGGGATATCGTTCGCGAGGCGATCGTCCAGAACTTTGCGATCGGCGCGGGTGAAACGGTTTTGGGGCAAGAAATCGTGACCCGTCGGGTCCATTCCGTGAACTCTCTGGCAGCAAAGGCGGGAGTAAGCCGCTTTCGTCTCTACCGGCTCATGCGCAAGATGGGGGCAATTCCCGTTACTGATGACCAGGCTGCCTTCAATCAGCAGGTTTTCCCCGCCGACGAGGGCGAACGCCTGATCGCCCGGATCCAAAATTCGGTGCCGCTTAATAAGGTTCGTCACGTTCTCGGTTGCACCAAAACCCATGCCGAGCAGCTTGCCAAACACGGACTCATCTCCTCGGTCGTGCCAATTGCGAATGATGAGGTCGGAGTCACGCAGGGATATTTCAATCTCGAAGACCTTGGCGAATTCGCGTCAACGGTTTTCGGATCAACGTGCAGCACCGAAACGGAAGATGACGGTTTTGTCGACCTGACAGTGGCCGCTAAAGGGCGCTCCTCAACGGCAGAGATCCTTCATTGGCTTCTCAACGGCAAACTGCCGGGAACTCGGCTCATCGGAGGAGTGAAGCGGCTTGATCACTTGCGGTTCGATCTGGACCAGATCAAGGAGCTTACGAAATACAAGGGCCACAGCGAGCTTCATCGCCTTACCAAAGTTGCTTTGATGCTCGGTATCAACCTCAGCGCTGTAAAGAAGCTGATCTCAAAGAAAAATGGCGGCCCCTGGCTGTCTCCAGCATCCGCGGAGGTTACCAAGACGCTTAGGGGCGGCGCATATGTATCGTCCGTAGAGATCGTGAAGTTTCAGGCGGAGTATCTTCCGGTTGCGCTGATCGCGCGTCAACTGGGAAGTCATGCCAGCGCAATCCGGAGTATTCTATCAGCTCACGGGATTTCGCCCCAGTTCGATCCTGCCTGGCTCGGAGCGCGTATCTATCGGCGTGATGACGTCTCTGAGTTAATTTCTAAACACCAACAGTTAAGGCCCGCAAAAACGCACCAGAGTAATAGCGCCGAACCTATTGCCGCAGCGAAAGCAGATATCAGTAAATCCCCAGAAAATGCAGAATTCTGTGAATCCGATGATGTCATTTTGTGA
- a CDS encoding DUF6902 family protein: MTNVVLLRPAECRDPEIQSARLIRSFAKERRAQGDVFWLKENAELLGVLASTGAALDAEALEPLAAFHAGCRDLLRDFPQYYRFILSICLDLEAIGLPKQQGAALCSRVARAELEGAELSDLQRAEARRLLRRRGVGPQVGDGALGQRLRDFVSRSVTFAMPNRKAAYELTHIIFYLSDYGRQIPELPDGTLKSLHFTGLLAFLDQDMDLLAEVCAALRFSGNYPSPLWEDAIAAYHRALQVQAEPDAPMQDDYHEFLVTGWAMKIADRPSQAQTMPQGALRFHAARSGQGALRPLAACLNDMGARRRADWGYMRPHVLSYLGPDSHAILLAAERSGPHFEQFFERFARARA, translated from the coding sequence ATGACCAATGTTGTTCTGCTGAGACCTGCCGAGTGCCGCGACCCGGAAATCCAATCCGCCCGCTTGATCCGCAGCTTTGCGAAGGAGCGTCGCGCTCAGGGGGATGTTTTCTGGCTCAAGGAAAACGCCGAACTGCTGGGGGTGCTGGCAAGCACGGGCGCCGCGCTGGACGCCGAGGCGCTAGAGCCGCTCGCCGCCTTCCACGCAGGGTGCCGCGATCTGCTGCGCGATTTCCCACAATACTACCGTTTTATCCTGTCGATCTGCCTCGACCTCGAAGCCATCGGCCTGCCAAAGCAACAGGGCGCGGCGCTTTGCAGCAGGGTTGCGCGGGCGGAGCTGGAAGGCGCAGAACTGTCAGACCTGCAACGCGCCGAGGCCCGCCGTCTGTTGCGCCGTCGGGGTGTCGGGCCGCAGGTCGGTGACGGGGCGCTTGGCCAGCGGCTGCGCGACTTCGTCTCGCGCAGTGTCACCTTTGCCATGCCCAATCGAAAGGCGGCTTATGAACTGACACATATCATTTTCTACCTGTCGGACTATGGCCGCCAGATTCCCGAACTGCCAGATGGGACACTAAAGAGCCTGCATTTCACCGGGCTGCTGGCCTTTCTGGATCAGGACATGGATCTGCTGGCCGAGGTCTGCGCCGCGCTGCGTTTCAGCGGCAATTACCCAAGCCCACTGTGGGAAGATGCCATCGCGGCCTACCACCGCGCCCTGCAGGTGCAAGCCGAGCCCGATGCGCCCATGCAGGACGATTATCACGAATTTCTTGTCACCGGCTGGGCCATGAAAATCGCAGACCGTCCGTCGCAGGCCCAAACCATGCCACAAGGCGCGCTGCGCTTTCACGCGGCCCGCAGCGGGCAGGGTGCGCTGCGTCCGCTGGCGGCTTGCCTGAATGATATGGGGGCGCGGCGCCGCGCGGATTGGGGGTATATGCGCCCCCATGTTCTGTCTTATCTCGGACCTGACAGCCATGCGATCTTGCTCGCAGCCGAACGCTCTGGCCCGCATTTCGAACAGTTTTTCGAAAGGTTCGCACGGGCGCGCGCCTGA